A genomic window from Candidatus Krumholzibacteriia bacterium includes:
- the mnmE gene encoding tRNA uridine-5-carboxymethylaminomethyl(34) synthesis GTPase MnmE, which yields MRGSLDDTIVAPATAAGAAGLAVVRLSGADAIGIGARLFRGAALTSSPSHHAHHGFVVDAEGERVDEVLALVLRGPRSYTGEDTVEFSCHGSPQVVDEVVDAALRAGARLAEPGEFTRRAFLNGKLDLSQAEAVADLVEAQTRAARRAALEQLRGQLSSRLHPTRELLLGMLAEIEASLDFVEEGIEFIGAAEAQRRGDTARAAVAALLATADEGVLLRSGIRISLAGAPNVGKSSLFNCIVRNPRSIVTEHAGTTRDVVRETLRLGGLLMELEDTAGLRATTNDPVEAIGIERSRQSHREADLLLLVLDAGRMPQAEETAAVQGAGTAVIVALNKVDLLRPDERRDLLAETGATRRFLAARGCAIPETIAVQAVSAETREGVDPLLDTLLQHASRRRLALQNDALVAINQRHREVLLRAQAALADFDRALAGGEPPEILAADLRRAVAALGEISGEQVSEEILDRIFSRFCIGK from the coding sequence GTGCGCGGGAGCCTGGATGACACCATCGTCGCTCCAGCGACGGCCGCGGGAGCCGCAGGTCTGGCGGTGGTCCGGCTCTCGGGTGCCGATGCCATCGGCATCGGTGCGCGCCTCTTCCGCGGTGCAGCGCTCACCAGCTCTCCGAGCCACCACGCCCATCACGGCTTCGTCGTCGATGCCGAGGGCGAGCGGGTGGACGAGGTCCTCGCCTTGGTGCTGCGCGGGCCGCGCAGCTACACCGGTGAGGACACCGTGGAGTTCTCCTGTCATGGCAGCCCCCAGGTCGTGGACGAAGTGGTGGATGCGGCGTTGCGCGCCGGTGCGCGCTTGGCGGAGCCGGGGGAGTTCACGCGCCGTGCCTTCCTGAATGGCAAGCTGGACCTCTCGCAAGCGGAAGCCGTTGCCGATCTGGTCGAAGCGCAAACGCGCGCCGCGCGTCGAGCGGCGCTGGAGCAGCTGCGCGGCCAGCTCTCGTCGCGTCTGCACCCCACCCGCGAGCTGCTGCTCGGCATGTTGGCCGAGATCGAGGCCAGCCTCGATTTCGTGGAAGAAGGCATCGAGTTCATCGGCGCCGCCGAGGCGCAGCGGCGCGGCGACACGGCGCGCGCTGCCGTCGCGGCACTGCTCGCCACCGCCGATGAGGGCGTGCTGCTGCGTTCCGGCATCCGCATCAGCCTGGCGGGAGCGCCGAACGTGGGCAAGAGCAGCCTGTTCAACTGCATCGTCCGCAATCCGCGCTCGATCGTGACCGAACACGCCGGTACCACCCGCGACGTGGTGCGGGAAACGTTGCGTCTCGGCGGCCTGCTCATGGAGCTCGAGGACACCGCGGGTCTGCGGGCCACGACCAACGATCCGGTGGAGGCGATCGGGATCGAGCGCAGCCGGCAGAGTCACCGCGAAGCCGATCTGCTCCTGCTCGTGCTGGATGCCGGCCGCATGCCGCAAGCGGAGGAGACGGCAGCGGTGCAGGGCGCCGGGACCGCGGTGATCGTGGCGCTCAACAAGGTGGACTTGCTGCGGCCCGACGAGCGGCGGGACCTGCTGGCGGAGACCGGGGCGACACGGCGCTTCCTGGCGGCGCGGGGCTGCGCCATTCCCGAGACCATCGCGGTGCAGGCGGTGTCGGCGGAGACGCGAGAAGGCGTGGACCCATTGCTCGACACCTTGCTGCAGCACGCATCGCGGCGGCGCCTGGCGCTGCAGAATGATGCGCTCGTGGCCATCAACCAGCGGCACCGCGAGGTCTTGCTGCGCGCGCAGGCGGCTCTCGCCGACTTCGACCGGGCGCTCGCGGGCGGCGAACCGCCGGAAATCCTCGCCGCGGATCTGCGGCGTGCCGTGGCGGCGCTCGGCGAGATCTCGGGTGAACAGGTGAGCGAGGAGATCCTGGATCGCATTTTCTCTCGCTTCTGTATCGGCAAGTAG